The window GCTGTAGAATTCGACGACCAGGTTCGGTTCCATCTTCACCGGATAGGGCACCTCGTCCAGCGTGGGCACGCGGATGAAGGTGACCTTGGCATTGCCGTCCGGCGCGACGTAATCGGGCACTTCGCGCTCGGCGAGCTGCTGCGCTTCCATCACCAGCGCCATCTCGGTCGCCTTGTTGCCGAGCGAGATTTCCTCACCGACATGGACGCGGCGCGACGCGACGTTGCACTTCACGCCGTTGACGCGGATGTGGCCGTGGCTGACCAGCTGACGCGCGGCGAAGATCGTCGGCGCGAACTTCGCGCGATACACGATCATGTCGAGGCGGCGCTCCAGCAGGCCGATCAGGTTCTGCGAGGTGTCGCCCTTCATCCGCGACGCTTCCTCGTAGCAGTGACGGAACTGCTTCTCGGTCACGTCGCCGTAATAGCCCTTCAGCTTCTGCTTGGCGCGCAGCTGGATGCCGAAGTCCGACATCTTGCCCTTGCGGCGCTGGCCGTGCTGGCCGGGGCCGTATTCACGCTTGTTCACCGGGGACTTGGGACGGCCCCAGATGTTCTCGCCCATGCGGCGATCGAGCTTGTACTTGGCGCTCTGGCGCTTCGACATGTGTATTCCTTGCAATCGAACGAACGACGGTATTCCCGGTATCGCGCTGCCTATCTCGTGAAAGATGCGCAGGCCCACCGCTTCACCGGGGTACGGGGGCAATTGCGAAGCGGCGCGCCTAGCCGCGGGGGCGGCGAGAGTCAAGCTGGACGGACGCCGCGGCGGCGCCTAGCAGCGCGGGGATGAGCGACATCCTGCCCGGCCCCGACTGCACCACGATGGCGGAGGTGCGCGCGGGCGTCGACGCGCTCGACCGCGAACTGGTCGCGCTGCTGCGCCGCCGCTTCGACTATATGGACGCCGCCGCGCGCATCAAGCCGGAGCGCGGCCATGTCCGCGACGAGGCGCGCAAGGCGCAGGTGATCGCGCAGGCGCGCGCCGAAGCCGAGGCGCAGGGGCTGCCGGGCGAGGTGATCGCGGATCTGTGGGAGCGGCTGGTCGAGGCGTCGATCGCGTACGAGCTGGCGTCGTTCGACGAGCGGGCTTCGGGATAGTTCAAGCTACACGTCACCCCGGGCTTGACCCGGGGTCCCGCTTTGGTCGCCCGCGTCCAGAAGAAGCGGGACCCCGGCTCGAGGCCGGGGTGACGTGTCGCCTCACACCTTCGCGGCGTAGATCATCCGGCCCGGCCCGAGGCGCGCGAAGACCTCGGCCAGCTCGCGCTCGCCGACCGCGAAGCACCCCTGGCTGCGCCCCAGCATGCCGCGCCGCGCGATCATGTCGGGATTGGCGTACCATGCCGCGTGGACGACGATCGCGCGTTCCAGCGCGTTGTTGTTGGTGGGGTCCAGCCCGATCAGCCGCTGCGACCGGCCGTGCTTGCCGATGTAGTAGTCGTCGGTGACGAACGCCCCCTCGCACGATGCGTTGGAGCCGTTGCCGTTGGAGAAGCGCTGCACATAGCCGGTGTGCGCGGGGTCGGAGCCGCTGCCGTGCGCCACCAGCTTGCTGGTGACGCGCCCGTCGCCCAGATCGATGAGGTGGAAGCGCGGCGTGCTCGACCCGGCGGAGAAGTCCGCGACCGCGATCCGGTCGCGGTGCGCGATGCGGCTGCCGTGGCGATCCAGCGCGGCCATCGCGCGCTGCATCAGCCGCTGGTTGACGCCGGGCGCCAGCACGCTGCGCGACACCGGCTGCACGCTCGCCACCGCAGCGCTACGCGGCGTGTGGAACGTGTCCGGCGGCAGGAGCGATTCAGGCTTGCCCCGCATCGCGCGGCCGTCGCGCATCCCCGCGGACACCGCACCCGGGATCATCAACGTGCCGGCAAACAGACCGCCGGTCTTCAACAATGCACGGCGCGACGGCGCCGCATCCTGCGACCACTTCATCGGTAGTAAAAATCCCCGCTTGAATGGCGCGTAAATAGCATGAAAAGGGTGAACAATCCGCAACCCGTACGACTGCTTGCGTACGCAGCGCCAGCATACGGCGCAAAATCCCAACGCTTCGTCGCCCGGCACCAATTCGCGCGTGGCACGTTCCCCATCGTGACGCCCGCCCGGACTGTTCGGGCGAGCATGGACGAAAGGGATCCGGGATGCGGCGATTCGCCCCCTGTCTGATCGCGCCGGTCCTTGCCGGCATCATGGCCGTCGCACCGGCGCAGGCGCGCGCCGCCGGGGCCGCGATAGACGAATATGCGCTGACGGAGGCGGCGGCGGAGCTGTCGCCCGGGCGCTTCCTGTGGGCCGATACGAAGGCGGCGGGGCCGGTCAGCGTGCTGATCTCCATCCCCGACCAGCGCGCCTATGTCTTTCGCGGCGAGCGGCTGATCGCGGCGTCGACCGTCTCGACCGGCACGGACGACAAGCCGACGCCGGTCGGCACCTTCACCATCCTGCAGAAGAAGGCGATGCACAGGTCCAACCTCTACGACGACGCGCCGATGCCCTATATGCAGCGGCTGACGTGGGACGGGGTGGCGCTGCACGCCGGGCGCAATCCGGGCTTTCCGGCGTCGCACGGCTGCGTCCGGCTGCCGACCGCGTTCGCCAAGAAGCTCTTCGAGATCACGCAGCTGGGCGCGACGGTCGAGGTGACCGATGCGGCCTATGTCTCCGGTGGCGGCGCGCCCTTGGCTCTCGACCCGCTGCTGGCGAGCCGCTAGCTTCCCTCCCCGAACGGGCCGCCGCACG of the Sphingomonas adhaesiva genome contains:
- a CDS encoding murein L,D-transpeptidase catalytic domain family protein translates to MKWSQDAAPSRRALLKTGGLFAGTLMIPGAVSAGMRDGRAMRGKPESLLPPDTFHTPRSAAVASVQPVSRSVLAPGVNQRLMQRAMAALDRHGSRIAHRDRIAVADFSAGSSTPRFHLIDLGDGRVTSKLVAHGSGSDPAHTGYVQRFSNGNGSNASCEGAFVTDDYYIGKHGRSQRLIGLDPTNNNALERAIVVHAAWYANPDMIARRGMLGRSQGCFAVGERELAEVFARLGPGRMIYAAKV
- the rpsD gene encoding 30S ribosomal protein S4; translated protein: MSKRQSAKYKLDRRMGENIWGRPKSPVNKREYGPGQHGQRRKGKMSDFGIQLRAKQKLKGYYGDVTEKQFRHCYEEASRMKGDTSQNLIGLLERRLDMIVYRAKFAPTIFAARQLVSHGHIRVNGVKCNVASRRVHVGEEISLGNKATEMALVMEAQQLAEREVPDYVAPDGNAKVTFIRVPTLDEVPYPVKMEPNLVVEFYSR
- a CDS encoding chorismate mutase; the encoded protein is MSDILPGPDCTTMAEVRAGVDALDRELVALLRRRFDYMDAAARIKPERGHVRDEARKAQVIAQARAEAEAQGLPGEVIADLWERLVEASIAYELASFDERASG
- a CDS encoding L,D-transpeptidase family protein encodes the protein MRRFAPCLIAPVLAGIMAVAPAQARAAGAAIDEYALTEAAAELSPGRFLWADTKAAGPVSVLISIPDQRAYVFRGERLIAASTVSTGTDDKPTPVGTFTILQKKAMHRSNLYDDAPMPYMQRLTWDGVALHAGRNPGFPASHGCVRLPTAFAKKLFEITQLGATVEVTDAAYVSGGGAPLALDPLLASR